Proteins encoded within one genomic window of Phototrophicus methaneseepsis:
- a CDS encoding response regulator, which translates to MTQTVIYIEDNAFNMRLVRRIVSTTDYSLLEAFNGKSGIDLVTEFLPQLVFIDINLPDIDGVEVMQAIKANPRTAQIPCVALTANAIHGDKERYMDAGFDEYLAKPVMRRELVEMMDRFLSTTMGEADSPSMTAGV; encoded by the coding sequence ATGACACAAACGGTTATTTATATCGAAGACAATGCATTCAACATGCGGCTTGTACGCAGGATCGTCAGCACGACAGATTATAGCTTGCTGGAAGCCTTTAACGGCAAGAGCGGCATCGACCTCGTGACTGAATTCCTACCGCAGTTGGTGTTCATCGATATTAACCTGCCTGATATTGATGGTGTTGAAGTTATGCAAGCCATCAAGGCGAACCCCAGGACCGCACAGATCCCCTGTGTCGCTCTGACAGCCAATGCGATCCATGGCGATAAAGAGCGATATATGGACGCGGGCTTCGACGAATATCTTGCGAAACCTGTCATGCGCCGCGAACTTGTGGAGATGATGGATCGTTTCCTGTCGACAACTATGGGCGAAGCGGATTCCCCATCTATGACAGCCGGTGTTTAG
- a CDS encoding oxygenase MpaB family protein — protein MNRERALLLMGTRVLLMQIAHPMVAESVYNHSYVFKKPIKRLFRTLSLTLALVYGTQSETEIALKEIEEAHRPATGRLTEPIGKHMSGAAYNPRNPRQAFWVQATLVEGAVTGYETFVGPLSEADKQAFYVESQQIGVWMGINRQRMPATYNAMLDYMQEAVETGEVAVSEKARKIAPFITGQSWPGLSLLSHPLYRLSVGLLPGTIQQQFGFKPFSPFEQHTLNIIQAATYRFLPLMPGFLRYMTPYQRAMARLRAHAVD, from the coding sequence ATCAACCGGGAACGTGCCCTGCTCCTGATGGGGACGCGCGTCCTGCTGATGCAAATTGCGCATCCGATGGTGGCGGAATCCGTTTATAACCACAGCTACGTCTTTAAAAAGCCCATTAAGCGCCTGTTCCGCACCTTGAGCCTGACGCTTGCCCTCGTTTACGGAACGCAGTCAGAGACAGAAATCGCCCTCAAAGAGATCGAAGAGGCCCATCGCCCAGCCACAGGACGCCTTACAGAGCCCATTGGCAAGCATATGAGTGGCGCGGCCTATAATCCGCGCAATCCCAGGCAAGCCTTCTGGGTGCAAGCAACCCTGGTCGAAGGCGCTGTGACGGGCTATGAGACTTTCGTTGGCCCACTGAGCGAAGCCGATAAGCAAGCCTTCTACGTCGAAAGCCAGCAAATTGGCGTGTGGATGGGTATCAATCGGCAGCGGATGCCAGCGACATATAACGCCATGTTAGATTACATGCAGGAAGCCGTCGAAACAGGCGAGGTGGCCGTCAGCGAGAAAGCCCGTAAAATCGCGCCTTTTATCACCGGACAGAGCTGGCCCGGTTTAAGTTTGCTATCACACCCTCTCTATAGGCTATCCGTTGGCCTGCTGCCGGGAACAATCCAGCAGCAATTTGGCTTTAAGCCATTTTCCCCCTTCGAGCAGCACACGCTAAATATCATCCAAGCCGCGACGTATCGGTTTCTGCCGCTGATGCCCGGATTTTTACGTTACATGACGCCTTACCAACGGGCCATGGCCCGCCTCAGGGCGCATGCGGTAGACTGA
- a CDS encoding response regulator, translated as MLLPPSKILIVDNRVGASYALNTVLSQCGYQVSLLANPDKMIEALMQLGPDLVLLEEELPGICGGQLCRKIKSEQCLRHIRVMMYSRSMRLHDPDYVQAIGADAALRKPCPARELLAAIEQQLAVAH; from the coding sequence ATGCTGCTTCCGCCGTCTAAAATTCTCATTGTTGATAACCGGGTGGGGGCTTCCTACGCGCTGAACACGGTCCTGAGCCAATGTGGCTACCAAGTTTCCCTGTTAGCTAACCCTGACAAGATGATTGAGGCCTTGATGCAACTAGGGCCTGATCTTGTCCTGTTAGAAGAAGAACTCCCTGGCATTTGTGGCGGCCAGCTCTGCCGCAAGATCAAATCAGAACAATGTCTGCGGCATATCCGTGTGATGATGTATTCTCGCAGTATGCGCTTACATGACCCGGATTATGTTCAGGCGATTGGCGCTGATGCAGCGCTGCGTAAACCATGCCCCGCGCGCGAACTGCTGGCAGCGATAGAGCAGCAGCTTGCCGTCGCACACTGA
- a CDS encoding sortase has protein sequence MADKRTIDQLSIEDLERALAIKRRQERQARLQRMKQAGRIIDTNPPKPKPTEDPLAALDEMGPAHRNSSDAMGLPAQMITLDPSTRQISPSAPAFEDGVEPPGFAKRKNDAEQHIWRTFVNRSLLLVEVAAVVGLVALGVTMLQSITMLQDETAAVQAEADEILRAAMPTIEPTPQIRLINDIVLPGGHTPPIDGSSTFNFGELPEGMEYMMADQVYVPQNFVRQQASPQTAKRIRIPDIGIEAPIVQGTDWEALKLGVGQLPNGVTPDDGTGNLVLAAHNDIYGEIFRHIDQLEVGMEFEVVTDRQIYTYRVTGTDIVDPDDVHVTESRGYSMATLISCYPYQVNNKRYIVYAERIDV, from the coding sequence ATGGCCGATAAACGCACCATCGACCAATTGAGTATTGAAGACCTTGAGCGCGCGCTCGCTATCAAGCGCCGTCAGGAACGGCAAGCCCGCTTGCAACGTATGAAGCAGGCCGGGCGCATCATTGATACGAACCCGCCCAAGCCCAAACCCACGGAGGACCCCTTAGCCGCGCTTGATGAGATGGGCCCAGCTCATCGTAACAGCAGCGATGCGATGGGGCTGCCAGCCCAGATGATCACGCTGGATCCTTCTACACGCCAGATTAGCCCCTCTGCACCTGCCTTCGAAGATGGCGTGGAGCCACCCGGTTTTGCCAAGCGCAAAAATGACGCTGAGCAGCATATCTGGCGGACCTTTGTCAATCGCAGCCTGTTATTGGTAGAAGTCGCCGCTGTCGTGGGCCTGGTTGCCCTGGGAGTAACCATGCTGCAGAGCATTACCATGCTCCAGGACGAGACAGCCGCCGTACAGGCCGAAGCAGATGAAATCCTGCGCGCCGCCATGCCAACCATCGAACCCACGCCCCAGATCCGGCTCATCAATGACATCGTCTTGCCGGGTGGGCATACGCCACCCATCGACGGCAGCAGTACCTTCAACTTCGGTGAATTGCCGGAAGGTATGGAATATATGATGGCAGATCAGGTATATGTTCCACAGAATTTCGTCCGTCAGCAGGCCTCGCCACAGACGGCTAAGCGTATCCGCATCCCGGATATTGGCATCGAAGCACCGATTGTCCAGGGCACGGACTGGGAAGCGCTCAAACTAGGCGTAGGCCAGCTCCCGAATGGCGTCACCCCTGATGATGGGACTGGCAACCTCGTCCTGGCGGCGCACAATGACATTTACGGTGAAATCTTCCGCCATATTGACCAGCTTGAAGTTGGGATGGAATTCGAAGTCGTCACAGATCGGCAGATTTATACCTACCGCGTCACGGGGACGGATATTGTCGATCCTGATGATGTGCACGTCACCGAATCTCGCGGGTACTCGATGGCGACCTTGATTTCATGCTATCCCTACCAGGTGAACAATAAAAGGTATATCGTATATGCGGAACGCATCGATGTTTGA
- a CDS encoding ClbS/DfsB family four-helix bundle protein, whose amino-acid sequence MKKVNSKAEAIALLRDELNTWENILANMSQAQIHAPIVPSHWSTKDVVAHLWAWQLRSNARLEAATTNTEPRMPEWPVTLDPEVPEEPDELNAWIYEQYRDKPWPDVYQDWQNGYLKLMSLGEALPEADLLEVSKYSWLEGYSMADVLASSADHHEEHREWLVEWLNSEEAG is encoded by the coding sequence ATGAAAAAGGTAAATTCAAAAGCAGAAGCTATCGCCCTACTAAGAGATGAACTTAATACCTGGGAAAATATCTTAGCCAATATGTCTCAGGCGCAAATTCATGCACCCATTGTCCCTTCACACTGGTCGACAAAAGATGTGGTCGCTCACCTATGGGCATGGCAACTGCGGTCAAACGCCCGCCTGGAAGCCGCCACAACCAACACGGAGCCTCGCATGCCGGAGTGGCCCGTCACCCTCGACCCAGAAGTGCCGGAAGAACCGGACGAACTCAACGCCTGGATTTACGAGCAATACCGCGATAAGCCCTGGCCCGATGTATACCAGGATTGGCAGAACGGCTACCTCAAGTTGATGTCTCTGGGAGAAGCCTTGCCAGAAGCCGACTTGCTAGAAGTAAGCAAATATTCCTGGCTAGAAGGCTACTCTATGGCGGATGTCCTCGCCAGCTCTGCTGATCACCATGAAGAGCATCGTGAATGGCTGGTGGAATGGCTCAACAGCGAAGAGGCTGGTTAG
- a CDS encoding Crp/Fnr family transcriptional regulator: protein MMDWGSVPCFVGIGPDVIHRLEGAAHRHSYQAGATIFNEGETCTGLHVVVEGLVRIYRISPEGRMHTLSLLRPPTTFNEVAAVDGGVNPYNAVAVTAAVVMQIGHEQLMQLLTSERDLLQNYVQALAHVNRKYIERLEDMTFRSIPSRLAKLFIYETTYADTISEAPTKLTQEEIASILGTTREVVGRALRALLNANLLRKKGRQVFIADREGLEYLAETNEMPLGQKLEN, encoded by the coding sequence ATGATGGATTGGGGCAGCGTACCTTGTTTCGTTGGCATCGGACCGGATGTAATACACCGGTTAGAAGGTGCTGCGCATCGCCACAGCTACCAGGCAGGGGCGACGATTTTCAACGAGGGCGAGACTTGTACGGGGCTCCATGTCGTGGTCGAAGGCCTGGTACGCATCTACCGAATCAGCCCGGAAGGCCGCATGCACACCCTGAGCCTGCTGCGCCCACCCACCACCTTTAACGAAGTGGCGGCGGTAGATGGCGGCGTGAACCCCTATAATGCTGTCGCGGTAACAGCAGCCGTCGTCATGCAGATCGGCCATGAACAATTGATGCAACTGCTCACCAGTGAGCGCGATCTGCTGCAAAATTACGTGCAGGCACTGGCACACGTCAATCGCAAATACATCGAACGGCTGGAAGACATGACATTCCGGTCGATTCCTTCGCGGCTGGCGAAGCTCTTCATCTACGAAACAACGTATGCAGATACCATCAGCGAAGCCCCCACTAAGCTCACGCAGGAAGAAATCGCCAGCATTTTGGGCACCACCCGCGAAGTCGTCGGGCGTGCCTTACGGGCGCTGCTTAATGCGAACTTGCTGCGCAAAAAAGGCCGCCAGGTCTTCATTGCAGATCGTGAAGGATTGGAATACCTGGCAGAAACGAACGAGATGCCGCTCGGCCAAAAGCTGGAAAACTAG
- a CDS encoding PPOX class F420-dependent oxidoreductase: protein MSSQIPESHRDLLEGPIIVSLATHMPDSSIQVTPVWCSYDGTHIIVNATRGRQKHKNIEANPNVTVMAFDPENQFRFIEVRGTVETITAEGGGESMNALALLYTGKPKRYGIEAPPREVDERVLYYIKPVRVNTAG, encoded by the coding sequence ATGTCATCACAAATCCCTGAATCCCATCGTGACCTGCTGGAAGGGCCGATTATCGTCTCTCTGGCAACGCATATGCCGGATAGCAGCATCCAGGTGACGCCCGTCTGGTGCAGTTATGATGGCACGCACATCATTGTGAATGCCACGAGAGGCCGCCAGAAACATAAAAATATCGAAGCCAACCCGAATGTGACGGTTATGGCTTTCGACCCTGAAAATCAGTTTCGTTTTATTGAGGTGCGCGGCACCGTGGAGACAATTACAGCCGAAGGCGGCGGTGAATCAATGAATGCACTCGCGCTGCTCTATACGGGCAAGCCCAAGCGCTATGGTATCGAAGCTCCGCCGCGCGAGGTTGACGAACGTGTTTTGTATTACATCAAGCCCGTACGGGTGAACACAGCAGGCTGA
- a CDS encoding metallophosphoesterase family protein → MRLALISDVHGNALALEAVLAHLKSQSPDQLVCLGDVAANGANPMEALAMIEDLDCPVIMGNMDAFLLDNALYTEPDGIGAYYYHTSQWASEQLTEEARAFISRFTPYLSIYEHGVRVMCYHGTPHDFDEGILADTAADKLTDVFHDYEAQVYIGGHTHMPMLRRWGRKMILNPGSVGLAWQPDPAGSRPESYAEYAIIDINSVQDLQVQFFRLPYDVAAYHQQMRTSGLPHANWLINRWADA, encoded by the coding sequence ATGCGGTTGGCACTCATCAGCGATGTTCATGGGAATGCGCTAGCGCTGGAAGCAGTGCTGGCGCATTTAAAATCCCAATCGCCCGATCAGCTCGTCTGCCTGGGCGATGTCGCGGCGAATGGGGCCAATCCTATGGAAGCGCTGGCAATGATCGAAGACCTGGATTGCCCGGTTATCATGGGCAATATGGATGCTTTCCTGTTAGATAACGCCCTCTATACAGAGCCAGACGGCATTGGTGCTTATTACTATCACACCAGCCAGTGGGCCAGTGAACAGCTAACTGAGGAAGCGCGGGCATTTATCAGCCGCTTTACACCCTATCTCAGTATTTATGAACATGGTGTACGTGTGATGTGCTATCATGGCACGCCCCATGACTTTGATGAAGGCATCCTGGCGGATACGGCTGCAGATAAGCTGACTGATGTGTTCCATGATTACGAAGCCCAGGTTTATATCGGCGGGCATACCCATATGCCGATGCTGCGACGTTGGGGCCGTAAAATGATCCTGAATCCGGGCAGCGTGGGCCTGGCATGGCAGCCAGACCCAGCAGGCAGCCGGCCAGAATCTTATGCGGAATACGCGATAATCGACATCAACAGTGTGCAAGACCTACAGGTGCAGTTTTTTCGTCTGCCCTATGATGTGGCGGCCTATCATCAGCAGATGCGCACCAGTGGCCTGCCACATGCCAACTGGCTGATTAACCGATGGGCCGATGCATAA
- the abc-f gene encoding ribosomal protection-like ABC-F family protein, with protein sequence MNILELHHVRVNYLGRDIFTDITYALGDRDRIGLVGPNGAGKSTLIKLIMGMIAPESGHIVRHGAQHLGYLPQDIELPSGMTLLEVAMILPPQLKAIEAELAAIEAKLAEPEVYGHPSRLQKVLTEQEQVLARYDRLNGPRHASQVKKLLSILGFTAGDYDLPSESLSGGQKKLIKIVQLSVAAPNILLLDEPDNHLDVDGKQNLERFINQYPGCVLIVSHDRYLLDEVATKIIELENGKLTEYIGNYTAYTTEKELARLRQQQAYIAQQKEIARIEAAIARFELWASMVVDERHIKQARSRRKMLDRMEANGEIIEKVVDPRMMNLSITGSRGSKEALSLKELGMAFDDDLLFYDVNFLLRHGERVGLVGANGVGKSVLFKLILGQLQPYEGTVKIGPSCTVGYYSQEHQTLVPWLDRTPLDLIRDLKTGSEGQAVSFLTNMLFKYQQVRQPIRTLSGGERSRLQLAILMLQEPNLLLLDEPTNNLDIASVEVLEKTLDEFQGSILTISHDRYFLDRVVDRIIELRDGTLFTYEGGYTDYANEALKVT encoded by the coding sequence ATGAACATCTTAGAGCTACATCACGTCAGAGTGAACTACCTGGGGCGGGATATCTTCACAGATATAACCTATGCCCTGGGAGATCGGGACCGCATCGGGCTGGTTGGCCCCAACGGTGCAGGCAAATCGACCCTGATTAAGCTAATCATGGGCATGATCGCCCCAGAAAGCGGGCATATCGTCCGGCATGGGGCGCAGCACCTGGGCTATCTGCCACAAGACATCGAGCTACCCAGCGGCATGACCCTGCTTGAAGTTGCGATGATCTTGCCACCCCAGCTCAAAGCCATTGAAGCAGAACTCGCTGCCATTGAAGCAAAGTTAGCAGAGCCAGAAGTCTATGGTCATCCGAGTCGACTACAAAAAGTGCTCACCGAGCAGGAACAGGTGCTGGCGCGCTATGACAGATTGAATGGTCCGCGCCATGCCAGCCAGGTCAAGAAGCTGCTCTCCATCCTGGGGTTCACGGCAGGTGATTATGACCTGCCATCAGAGTCGCTCAGTGGTGGGCAGAAGAAGCTCATCAAAATTGTGCAGCTTTCCGTAGCGGCGCCGAATATTTTGCTGCTAGATGAACCAGATAATCACCTTGATGTGGATGGCAAGCAGAATCTGGAGCGCTTCATCAACCAGTACCCTGGTTGTGTGCTGATCGTCAGCCATGACCGTTACCTGCTGGATGAAGTGGCGACGAAAATCATCGAGCTAGAAAACGGCAAGCTGACGGAATATATCGGCAACTACACAGCCTATACGACAGAAAAGGAACTGGCACGTCTGCGTCAGCAGCAAGCCTATATCGCCCAGCAAAAAGAGATTGCACGCATCGAAGCAGCGATTGCCCGCTTTGAACTGTGGGCCAGCATGGTCGTCGACGAGCGCCACATCAAGCAAGCACGCAGCCGCCGTAAAATGCTGGATCGCATGGAAGCAAACGGCGAAATCATCGAGAAAGTGGTTGATCCGCGCATGATGAACCTATCCATAACGGGTTCACGCGGTAGCAAAGAAGCGCTATCGCTCAAAGAGCTGGGCATGGCCTTTGACGATGACCTGCTCTTCTATGATGTCAACTTCCTGCTGCGACATGGCGAACGTGTCGGGCTGGTCGGGGCCAATGGTGTTGGCAAAAGTGTGTTGTTTAAGCTGATCCTGGGCCAGTTGCAGCCTTACGAAGGCACTGTCAAGATCGGGCCGAGCTGTACGGTTGGCTATTACAGTCAGGAGCACCAGACGCTGGTCCCATGGCTGGACCGTACCCCCCTAGACCTCATCCGCGACCTGAAAACGGGCAGCGAAGGGCAGGCGGTTTCCTTTTTGACGAATATGCTGTTCAAATATCAGCAGGTGCGCCAACCGATTCGCACGCTTTCCGGTGGGGAACGCAGCCGCTTGCAATTGGCAATCTTGATGCTGCAAGAGCCGAACTTGCTGCTTCTGGATGAGCCAACCAATAACCTGGATATTGCGTCTGTAGAAGTGCTGGAAAAAACGCTCGATGAGTTCCAGGGCAGCATCCTGACCATTTCGCATGATCGCTATTTTCTGGATCGCGTTGTGGATCGCATCATCGAACTGCGCGACGGGACCCTCTTCACCTACGAAGGCGGTTATACCGATTATGCCAATGAAGCCCTCAAGGTGACTTAG
- a CDS encoding isocitrate/isopropylmalate dehydrogenase family protein, giving the protein MDICVIEGDGIGKEVVPAAVEVLKHVVQPLQVYQAYAGWDHFTETGEALPEEALEAAKQAGAVLFGACSSPSYPVKGYSSPIVRLRRLLNTHANIRPTTYLPIPTAREGVDLLVVRENTEDVYGGEEHVAEDGDTGTAMKVITRRATERVAHTAFRLAQQAHRNRVTVVHKANVLPQTDGLFRRVALEVAEQYPDIEVDELLVDTAAYWMVKEPTRFDIILTSNQYGDILSDMAAAWGGGLGVAPALNLGEGVAIAEPVHGSAPDIAGRGIANPTAAILSTAMLVRYYWGMNEEADRMEQAVYKALNQGNYTADMRSDNPVSTQQFVDAIISNL; this is encoded by the coding sequence ATGGATATATGCGTCATAGAAGGCGATGGCATCGGGAAAGAAGTCGTTCCGGCTGCCGTCGAAGTTCTCAAACATGTCGTACAACCTCTTCAAGTCTATCAAGCCTATGCTGGATGGGATCACTTTACGGAAACAGGCGAAGCGCTGCCTGAAGAAGCTCTTGAAGCGGCCAAGCAGGCAGGGGCTGTCCTGTTTGGGGCCTGTAGTTCACCGTCTTATCCTGTTAAAGGCTATTCGTCGCCGATTGTTCGCTTGCGTCGCCTGTTGAACACGCATGCTAACATCCGCCCGACGACATACCTGCCCATTCCGACCGCACGCGAAGGCGTTGATTTGCTGGTCGTACGAGAAAACACAGAAGATGTCTATGGTGGCGAAGAACACGTCGCCGAAGATGGCGATACGGGTACAGCGATGAAGGTGATTACACGTCGCGCGACTGAACGCGTGGCGCATACAGCTTTCCGGCTGGCACAGCAAGCTCATCGCAACCGCGTGACTGTCGTCCATAAGGCCAATGTGCTCCCACAGACAGATGGCTTATTCCGCCGTGTCGCCCTGGAAGTCGCGGAGCAGTACCCGGATATTGAAGTTGATGAACTGCTTGTCGATACCGCTGCGTATTGGATGGTCAAAGAGCCGACCCGGTTCGATATCATCCTCACATCCAATCAGTATGGCGATATTCTCTCCGATATGGCTGCCGCCTGGGGCGGTGGTTTGGGTGTTGCCCCTGCGCTCAACCTGGGCGAAGGGGTCGCCATTGCGGAGCCAGTCCATGGTTCCGCACCGGATATTGCCGGACGTGGCATTGCGAACCCGACAGCGGCCATCCTCAGCACAGCGATGCTGGTCCGCTACTATTGGGGTATGAACGAGGAAGCGGATCGCATGGAGCAGGCTGTTTACAAGGCGCTGAATCAGGGCAACTACACAGCCGACATGCGCTCAGATAATCCAGTCAGCACCCAGCAATTTGTGGATGCCATCATCAGCAATCTTTAA
- a CDS encoding response regulator, which produces MSHRILIVEDDSTLGDMFCRTLEAQGYEVELACDGKSGLASLMSNPPDLVLLDMHLPFMSGYDIIQKIRQTEATKDVRIIAATASTVAQTIPVVQDADLLLMKPISLMELDTMVTRLLHQDLQKNTPQAANQASPETEDDAETENVSQNVAQGMSQNVAQDDPTSPSSTSTPGM; this is translated from the coding sequence ATGTCACATAGAATCCTCATTGTGGAGGATGATAGTACCCTGGGAGATATGTTTTGCCGGACCCTTGAAGCACAAGGCTATGAAGTTGAATTAGCCTGTGATGGCAAAAGCGGCCTTGCATCACTCATGAGCAACCCGCCTGATCTCGTCCTGTTGGACATGCATTTGCCATTTATGTCAGGCTACGACATCATCCAGAAGATACGCCAGACTGAAGCCACCAAAGACGTACGTATCATCGCCGCGACAGCTAGCACAGTGGCTCAAACGATCCCGGTTGTGCAGGATGCGGACCTGCTCCTGATGAAGCCCATCAGCTTGATGGAACTGGATACGATGGTCACACGGTTACTGCACCAGGATTTGCAGAAAAACACGCCTCAAGCAGCGAACCAGGCATCCCCAGAGACAGAAGATGATGCCGAAACTGAGAATGTGTCGCAAAATGTGGCTCAGGGCATGTCCCAAAACGTGGCTCAGGATGATCCGACATCACCATCGTCAACTTCAACGCCGGGGATGTAA
- a CDS encoding EVE domain-containing protein encodes MSQHYWVGVVVKDHILKGVDGGFCQLGHGKKSYVQRLAPGDWLVYYAPRTTLKDGDPVRAFVALGQVKEGDVYQHQEASDFHPWRRDIDYSSGTEADIYPLLDQLSFIQDRTHWGMQFRRSLFEVSRADFEIITEAMGVSLP; translated from the coding sequence ATGTCACAGCACTATTGGGTCGGAGTCGTCGTCAAGGATCACATCTTAAAGGGTGTTGACGGCGGCTTCTGCCAATTGGGTCATGGTAAAAAATCTTATGTGCAGCGCCTTGCCCCTGGGGATTGGCTTGTTTATTATGCACCCCGCACCACTCTAAAAGACGGCGATCCGGTTCGGGCGTTCGTCGCTCTCGGCCAAGTTAAAGAAGGCGACGTTTACCAGCATCAAGAGGCCAGCGACTTCCATCCCTGGCGGCGCGACATCGACTATAGTAGTGGTACAGAAGCCGATATTTACCCCCTACTGGATCAACTCAGCTTCATACAGGACCGTACACATTGGGGAATGCAGTTCCGCCGTTCCCTGTTCGAAGTCTCACGAGCAGATTTTGAAATTATCACCGAAGCAATGGGCGTCTCGCTCCCATAA
- a CDS encoding response regulator, producing MSGHILIVEDDAALCQLFERMLASQGYEVTLAYDGSQALATIQQKLPDLIILDMLLPYISGYDVIRAIRADEALKHILIIAATASTIAQNMPETAEADLLLMKPIGLFELRTMVARLLQQSPAQ from the coding sequence ATGTCGGGGCACATCCTCATTGTGGAAGATGATGCGGCTTTATGTCAGCTATTTGAGCGCATGCTCGCTTCGCAGGGATATGAGGTGACGCTGGCCTATGATGGCAGCCAGGCCCTCGCAACAATCCAGCAAAAGCTTCCAGACCTGATCATTCTCGATATGCTGCTGCCATACATCTCCGGTTATGACGTCATCAGGGCGATTCGCGCCGACGAAGCGCTCAAGCACATCCTCATTATTGCCGCCACAGCCAGCACCATCGCCCAAAATATGCCAGAAACTGCGGAAGCCGATCTGCTCTTGATGAAGCCTATTGGATTGTTCGAACTGCGCACCATGGTCGCGCGCCTGCTGCAACAATCCCCCGCTCAATAG